The Aequorivita sublithincola DSM 14238 genome window below encodes:
- a CDS encoding heme/hemin ABC transporter substrate-binding protein, giving the protein MKKSITLILVTLTFVSCGRFGNEDKKKDHEERIVCISKQYSEIIYALGAEEDIVAIDVSSTYPPEIKDLPTIGYHRALAAEPILSMKPTLILEDNNIGPEHVVTQLKDLKIPMKQFGHYENTIAGTDSLIREMGSYFHKEEKAEELCKKLDADMSYAKQQGVWYEKKPKVLVIHFGQANNIYLVMTKNSNAGKMIEWAGGEMAVDGERGMTQFSPEVVAKSDPDIILLTDFGYDRLGSTNEVGTLPGISSTRAFKEGKVFRVEEHDMVYLGPRTGENVVELQKLIHSEKGLGIRD; this is encoded by the coding sequence ATGAAAAAATCAATCACATTAATACTTGTCACCTTAACCTTCGTTTCCTGCGGAAGATTCGGCAATGAAGATAAAAAGAAAGACCACGAAGAGCGCATCGTGTGCATTTCGAAACAGTACAGCGAAATAATTTATGCACTCGGTGCCGAAGAAGATATTGTGGCAATAGATGTTTCCAGTACTTATCCGCCAGAAATAAAAGATTTACCAACAATTGGTTACCATCGCGCATTGGCTGCGGAACCTATTCTTTCTATGAAACCAACCTTAATTTTGGAAGACAACAACATTGGCCCAGAACATGTAGTTACCCAGTTGAAGGATTTGAAAATACCGATGAAGCAATTCGGGCATTATGAAAATACTATTGCAGGAACGGATTCTTTGATTCGCGAAATGGGTAGCTATTTTCACAAAGAAGAAAAGGCAGAAGAACTCTGCAAAAAGTTGGATGCTGATATGAGCTACGCAAAACAACAAGGCGTTTGGTATGAAAAGAAACCGAAGGTTTTAGTAATCCATTTTGGGCAAGCAAACAATATTTATTTGGTAATGACCAAAAATAGCAACGCCGGAAAAATGATTGAATGGGCTGGTGGTGAAATGGCCGTTGATGGCGAACGCGGAATGACACAATTTTCACCTGAAGTAGTTGCTAAAAGTGATCCAGATATAATCCTGTTAACTGATTTTGGTTACGACCGTTTAGGCTCTACTAATGAAGTGGGAACGCTTCCAGGAATTTCAAGCACTCGTGCTTTTAAAGAGGGAAAAGTATTCCGAGTTGAAGAGCATGATATGGTTTATTTAGGACCTCGAACTGGCGAGAATGTGGTTGAATTGCAGAAGTTGATACATTCTGAAAAGGGATTAGGGATTAGGGATTAG